Proteins encoded in a region of the Flavobacterium sp. MDT1-60 genome:
- a CDS encoding D-isomer specific 2-hydroxyacid dehydrogenase family protein has translation MKIVVIESQDFSEQALLLLSEIGTVILLDVQDENSLQDYLKDADILFVRLRFHISAKIIDSAPQLKYILTATTGLDHIDVNYFQSKGGEVISLKGEYDFLSSIPSTAEHTWGLILALMRNMTKAFDDVKNGFWRRDLFKGNNLKGKKIGLLGLGRVGLQVASYAEVFGMEIGFYDHKNIEKTNYKSFNNPKELFSWADIISIHIPLNHENIHFVNGELLDQIKSDAVLINTSRGAVVDEIYLCQLIEKKMIKGYASDVLENEINSKNNLENERLIMLAKQNYNVILTPHIAGATYESMEMTEEFVVGKFFKMINGN, from the coding sequence ATGAAAATAGTTGTAATTGAATCTCAGGATTTTAGTGAGCAAGCTTTACTGTTGCTTTCAGAAATTGGAACAGTAATTTTGTTAGATGTTCAGGATGAAAACTCCTTGCAGGATTACTTAAAAGATGCTGATATTCTGTTTGTAAGGCTTCGATTTCATATTAGTGCCAAAATTATTGATTCTGCTCCCCAATTAAAATATATTTTAACTGCTACGACTGGTTTAGACCACATTGATGTAAACTATTTTCAGAGTAAAGGAGGAGAAGTTATTTCTTTGAAAGGAGAGTACGATTTTTTGAGTTCTATTCCTTCAACCGCAGAGCATACATGGGGATTAATTTTGGCTCTGATGCGTAATATGACGAAAGCATTTGATGATGTTAAAAATGGTTTTTGGAGAAGAGATTTATTTAAAGGAAATAATCTAAAAGGAAAAAAAATTGGTTTATTAGGACTTGGAAGAGTAGGTCTACAAGTAGCCAGTTATGCAGAAGTATTTGGAATGGAAATTGGTTTTTATGATCATAAAAATATAGAAAAAACAAATTATAAGAGTTTTAATAATCCAAAAGAACTGTTTAGTTGGGCCGATATAATTTCGATACATATTCCATTAAACCATGAAAACATTCATTTTGTTAATGGCGAGTTATTGGACCAAATTAAAAGTGATGCGGTTTTAATAAATACATCAAGAGGTGCTGTCGTTGATGAAATATATTTATGCCAACTCATAGAAAAAAAAATGATTAAAGGATATGCTTCTGATGTTTTAGAAAACGAAATTAATTCTAAGAATAACTTAGAAAATGAAAGATTGATAATGTTGGCGAAACAAAACTATAATGTGATATTAACGCCGCATATTGCAGGAGCAACTTATGAGTCAATGGAAATGACAGAGGAATTTGTAGTTGGAAAGTTTTTTAAAATGATAAATGGAAATTAA
- a CDS encoding glycosyltransferase has translation MKSIKFAIITHVNHIQKENEYFGYAPYVREMNIWLKYVDEVIVVGPLLNGNPAVIDIAYSHNKINFRKVPDFSFTSFKSNMVSFIKLPIIFWQIFWAMNDADHIHLRCPGNVGLIGSLVQILFPGKIKTAKYAGNWDSKSNQPWTYNLQKKILNNSFLTRNMKVLVYGDWEHQSNNIKSFFTATYSESEKLLPNKTDFKYSIEFIFVGTLVSGKNPMYAIKLVEQFIKQNKNVILNLYGEGNERIALEEYIKKNKLENYIFLNGNQNQKTIKEAYQKSHFVILPSKSEGWPKAIAEGMFWGCVPIATKVSCVPFMLDYGNRGVLLEMDLEKDVFHIENVIKGGDNFLSQSKLAASWSQQYTTEVFESEIKKLLVK, from the coding sequence TTGAAATCAATTAAATTTGCAATTATAACCCATGTTAACCATATTCAAAAGGAAAATGAATATTTTGGCTATGCTCCTTATGTTCGGGAAATGAATATTTGGCTTAAATATGTTGATGAAGTGATAGTTGTTGGGCCATTATTAAATGGAAATCCAGCAGTAATTGATATTGCATATAGTCATAATAAGATTAATTTTAGAAAAGTTCCTGATTTTAGTTTTACCAGTTTTAAAAGCAACATGGTTTCGTTTATTAAGTTACCAATAATTTTTTGGCAAATATTTTGGGCAATGAATGATGCAGATCATATTCATTTACGTTGTCCGGGGAATGTTGGTTTGATAGGATCTTTAGTTCAGATATTATTCCCGGGAAAAATAAAGACTGCCAAATACGCTGGAAATTGGGACTCGAAAAGTAACCAGCCTTGGACCTATAATTTACAAAAGAAAATTTTGAATAATTCTTTTCTAACTCGGAATATGAAAGTTTTAGTATACGGAGATTGGGAGCATCAGTCCAACAACATAAAATCTTTTTTTACAGCTACATATTCAGAATCAGAAAAATTGTTGCCTAATAAAACAGATTTTAAATATTCGATAGAATTTATTTTTGTGGGAACCCTTGTTTCTGGGAAAAATCCTATGTATGCCATAAAGTTAGTTGAACAATTTATTAAACAGAATAAAAATGTAATTCTGAACTTATATGGAGAAGGAAATGAAAGAATTGCTTTGGAAGAGTATATTAAGAAAAATAAACTAGAAAATTATATTTTTTTAAATGGAAACCAAAATCAGAAAACAATAAAAGAAGCCTATCAAAAAAGTCATTTTGTTATTTTGCCATCTAAAAGTGAAGGCTGGCCCAAAGCTATTGCCGAAGGTATGTTTTGGGGATGTGTTCCAATAGCGACAAAAGTCTCATGTGTACCTTTTATGCTTGATTACGGGAATAGGGGTGTTTTGCTTGAAATGGATTTAGAAAAAGATGTATTTCATATTGAGAATGTAATAAAAGGTGGAGATAACTTTTTATCACAGAGTAAACTAGCTGCAAGTTGGTCACAGCAATATACAACCGAAGTTTTTGAATCCGAAATAAAAAAACTGCTGGTAAAATGA
- a CDS encoding MBOAT family protein — protein MFFNSLAFAIFLPIVFFLYWFVFNKTKSTQNALLIVASYYFYSCWDWRFLFLLVFSTFLDYYTGIQIEKGKSDKSRKFWFWLSISINLGFLGIFKYYNFFAASFAELLNSVGVQASPILLNVILPVGISFYTFHGLSYVIDIYFKRIKAEYNFIDYSLFVSYFPLLVAGPIERATHLLPEIKVKREFDLEKAKEGIYQIVWGLVKKVVIADTCAMYANAIFDHYQSMNSFSLILGAIYFAFQIYGDFSGYSDIALGVSKLFGLDLLRNFNYPYFSRDIAEFWRRWHISLSSWFRDYLYIPLGGSKGGLWMKIRNTFIIFTVSGFWHGANWTYIAWGFINAVYFLPLLLSNSNRNNMDAIQLKFDFDSAKVILSIFYTFLLTCIAWVFFRARTINDAILYLKRILTSRDFSFQYLDNERYSYELLGMIGLFVLVEWFNRSKIEPLSGKRNLLKVALAIVTIMAFGTFSDYKEFIYFQF, from the coding sequence ATGTTTTTTAACTCATTAGCATTTGCTATTTTCTTACCAATCGTTTTTTTCTTGTATTGGTTTGTCTTTAATAAAACCAAAAGCACACAAAATGCTTTATTAATTGTTGCTAGTTACTATTTTTACTCTTGTTGGGATTGGAGATTTCTATTTTTATTGGTTTTCTCTACTTTTCTAGATTATTATACCGGAATTCAAATCGAAAAAGGCAAATCTGATAAGAGTCGAAAGTTTTGGTTTTGGTTAAGTATTAGTATCAATCTAGGTTTCCTTGGAATTTTTAAATACTATAATTTTTTTGCTGCTTCATTCGCTGAATTATTAAATTCAGTTGGTGTTCAGGCAAGTCCAATTTTATTAAATGTAATTCTTCCGGTCGGAATTTCATTTTATACTTTTCATGGCTTATCTTACGTAATTGATATCTACTTTAAGCGAATAAAGGCTGAATATAACTTTATAGATTATTCTCTTTTTGTCAGCTATTTTCCGCTTTTGGTGGCCGGTCCCATTGAGAGAGCCACACATTTATTACCTGAAATAAAAGTAAAGCGAGAATTTGATCTGGAAAAAGCTAAAGAAGGTATTTATCAAATCGTATGGGGATTAGTAAAAAAAGTAGTCATTGCAGATACTTGCGCCATGTATGCAAATGCAATTTTTGATCATTATCAATCAATGAATTCCTTTTCATTGATTCTGGGAGCAATTTACTTTGCTTTCCAAATTTATGGCGACTTTTCCGGTTACTCTGATATTGCTTTGGGAGTTTCAAAATTGTTTGGTTTAGATTTACTCCGGAATTTCAATTATCCTTATTTTTCGAGAGATATTGCCGAGTTTTGGCGTCGTTGGCATATTTCGCTTTCGTCTTGGTTCAGAGATTATCTTTATATTCCACTAGGAGGAAGTAAAGGAGGGTTATGGATGAAAATCAGAAACACTTTTATCATTTTTACAGTTAGCGGTTTTTGGCATGGTGCCAATTGGACTTATATTGCATGGGGATTCATTAATGCTGTTTACTTTTTACCATTGCTTCTGTCAAATAGTAATAGAAATAATATGGATGCAATTCAGCTAAAATTTGATTTTGATTCGGCAAAAGTAATACTTAGTATTTTCTATACTTTTTTATTGACTTGCATAGCCTGGGTGTTTTTTAGAGCTAGAACAATTAATGATGCTATTTTATACCTAAAAAGAATTTTAACTAGTAGAGATTTTAGTTTTCAATATTTAGATAATGAACGTTATAGTTATGAATTATTAGGAATGATTGGTCTTTTTGTTTTGGTCGAATGGTTTAATCGTAGCAAAATCGAACCTCTTTCAGGAAAAAGAAACTTGTTAAAAGTCGCGTTAGCCATTGTTACAATAATGGCTTTTGGAACTTTTTCAGATTATAAAGAATTTATATATTTTCAGTTTTAA
- a CDS encoding glycosyltransferase encodes MRVVQIIDSLELGGAERMAINYANALSKNIDFSGLIATRKEGGLRKQINIDVAYLFLQRKKSVDLSAVFRLRKYLVKNKIDIIHAHSSSFFIAVLVKLTLPRVKIFWHDHYGSRSKETKKQNIFLVFLSTFFSSIFVVNLQLKEWNKKNMNCSSVIFVPNFTSSQNISENEQLTNLKGSDGKRIVFLANLKNPKNHLLILKAYTDLNLFDSGWSLHLIGRDYFDSYSEVLKNFIKSCCLEDHIFLYGEKRDIKNILSQASIGVLASTQEGFPVTLLEYALENVAVVSTNVGYCSVLIQNEIDGLLFDPFSELEVKNQLKKIVTNEVLKNTLAEKLKKRVLQNYSEEAVIENLILAYKKSK; translated from the coding sequence ATGAGAGTTGTACAAATTATAGATTCTTTAGAACTTGGTGGTGCAGAACGAATGGCAATAAACTATGCTAACGCGCTGTCTAAAAATATAGATTTCTCAGGTTTAATTGCAACGAGAAAAGAAGGTGGCTTAAGAAAACAAATAAATATTGATGTCGCTTATTTATTTTTGCAACGAAAAAAGAGTGTAGACCTAAGTGCTGTTTTCCGTCTTAGAAAATATCTGGTCAAAAATAAAATAGATATCATACATGCACATAGTTCTTCATTTTTTATAGCTGTATTAGTAAAGCTGACTTTACCACGAGTAAAAATATTTTGGCATGATCATTATGGCTCAAGATCAAAAGAAACTAAAAAACAGAATATATTTTTGGTTTTTTTATCGACTTTTTTTTCTTCTATTTTTGTAGTGAATCTTCAGTTGAAAGAATGGAATAAGAAAAATATGAATTGTTCTAGTGTTATTTTTGTCCCTAACTTCACTAGTTCTCAAAATATATCTGAAAATGAACAATTGACAAACTTAAAAGGATCAGATGGAAAAAGAATAGTTTTTCTGGCAAATTTAAAAAATCCTAAAAATCACCTTTTAATTTTAAAAGCTTATACTGATTTAAATTTATTTGACTCAGGTTGGAGTTTACATTTAATAGGGAGAGATTATTTTGATTCTTATTCTGAAGTATTAAAAAACTTTATAAAATCATGTTGTTTGGAGGATCATATTTTTCTGTATGGAGAAAAAAGAGACATTAAAAATATTTTATCTCAGGCTTCAATTGGTGTTTTAGCATCAACACAAGAAGGTTTTCCAGTAACTTTACTTGAATATGCTTTAGAAAATGTTGCTGTCGTTTCTACCAATGTTGGATATTGTTCTGTTCTTATTCAAAACGAGATCGATGGATTATTGTTTGATCCTTTTTCAGAGTTGGAAGTTAAAAACCAATTAAAAAAAATAGTTACCAATGAAGTTTTGAAGAATACCTTGGCAGAGAAATTAAAAAAAAGAGTTCTACAGAATTATTCTGAGGAAGCAGTAATTGAAAATCTAATTTTAGCATACAAAAAAAGTAAATAA
- a CDS encoding glycosyltransferase family 2 protein yields the protein MKFSLIICTYMRPEPLLKLLQSVQTQTVYPYEILIIDGSTNDETRAILNKNQFENLKYFLVDAQNRGLTKQRNFGIQKVSDYIGIICFLDDDTVLEPDYFENLLNTYEVFPEALGVGGYICNEIKWEKTAENYIPKINEFYFDGWKRKDGSRFVLRKKLNLDSDCPPGFSPGFSHGRSVGFLPPSNKIYEVEQLMGGVSSFKKSVFEKLSFSTYFEGYGLYEDADFTLRVAKIGKLYLNTKAKLDHFHDLSGRPNQYIYGKMVVRNGWYVWHVKNPNPSFRDRFKWNMITLVLTLIRFSNSVTGSNRKEALTEAVGRTIGWLSLTLNKPALSNYNGK from the coding sequence ATGAAATTTTCCTTAATTATTTGTACATACATGCGTCCTGAGCCTTTGTTGAAATTACTGCAGTCGGTTCAAACACAAACTGTATACCCTTATGAAATTTTAATTATTGATGGATCTACAAATGATGAAACGAGAGCTATCTTAAACAAAAATCAATTTGAAAATTTAAAATATTTTTTGGTTGATGCTCAAAATCGCGGCTTAACCAAACAAAGAAATTTTGGGATTCAAAAAGTTAGTGATTATATTGGAATTATTTGTTTTTTAGACGATGATACGGTCTTAGAACCTGATTATTTTGAGAACTTACTAAATACTTATGAAGTTTTTCCAGAAGCTTTGGGTGTTGGGGGATATATATGTAATGAGATAAAATGGGAAAAGACAGCAGAAAATTATATTCCTAAAATTAATGAATTTTATTTTGATGGCTGGAAACGTAAAGATGGAAGTCGTTTTGTGCTTCGGAAAAAACTGAATCTGGATAGTGATTGTCCGCCAGGATTTTCGCCAGGATTTTCGCATGGAAGAAGCGTTGGTTTTTTGCCACCAAGTAATAAAATTTATGAAGTAGAGCAATTAATGGGAGGGGTTTCTTCTTTTAAAAAATCAGTTTTTGAAAAACTTTCTTTTTCCACTTATTTTGAAGGCTACGGTTTATATGAAGATGCCGACTTTACCTTAAGAGTCGCAAAAATTGGAAAATTATATCTGAATACCAAAGCAAAATTAGATCATTTTCATGACTTATCTGGAAGACCAAATCAATATATATATGGTAAAATGGTGGTAAGGAACGGATGGTATGTCTGGCACGTAAAAAACCCTAATCCTTCCTTTAGAGATCGGTTCAAATGGAATATGATAACCTTAGTGCTTACTTTAATTCGATTTAGTAATTCAGTTACAGGATCTAATCGGAAAGAAGCTTTAACAGAGGCAGTTGGTAGGACTATTGGTTGGTTGAGTTTAACATTAAATAAACCTGCATTATCTAATTATAATGGAAAATAA
- a CDS encoding glycosyltransferase family 2 protein: MKLKEFITSTGEIILYSGQPDFNKLERLAFGAGDIWHSSFEQGYKNAFPELVYQTAVFFMFINDFNNLDECVSWRVNPNQFAVRKSIWETLKGFDDEYENVQLKALDFGYNALRNSAAIPLYIKGLFEEKAIEEIKISVKDRYVFFRKNFKIDHSVFMLYREGFWKWKEWNAFLYAKKNFKQSSEKPIVKPRELLNIEGNPSVSYIIPTMMRQDFTLQLLEDLALQTYPVSQVVIVDATPENARNEKLYNEKQFPFKLIVKWQETKGSCRARNEAIELCTGDYIVFGDDDVRVQPEFIENHIKILQTYKVVACNGLDIRADNQQQVLTDLKNKLEQLGQKRWKVGASPGFSNANSCVKKEYVRKLVGNDINFDGGYGEDSDFGMSLVKLGQIVIHNPFSANLHLKPPMGGYRFWGNQSKVLGKKRKVQPWELDTPVKFIRPVPSPTIMYGIVKHFTPKQVVEYKYKHFFLYLFKGSKKGLLYRFLRIPYKNLQFKKSLFYAEKLNNLGVRHK, encoded by the coding sequence ATGAAATTGAAAGAATTTATAACAAGTACGGGAGAGATTATTCTTTATAGTGGGCAACCTGATTTTAATAAATTAGAACGCCTTGCCTTTGGTGCAGGTGATATTTGGCATAGCTCATTTGAGCAGGGTTATAAAAATGCTTTTCCAGAGTTAGTATATCAAACAGCTGTTTTTTTTATGTTTATTAATGATTTTAATAATCTCGATGAATGCGTTAGCTGGAGAGTTAACCCTAATCAGTTTGCTGTGCGTAAATCAATTTGGGAAACTTTAAAAGGTTTTGATGATGAATATGAAAATGTTCAGTTGAAGGCATTAGATTTTGGTTACAACGCTTTACGAAATTCAGCTGCAATTCCTTTATATATAAAAGGACTTTTTGAGGAAAAAGCTATAGAAGAAATTAAAATCTCAGTGAAAGACCGATATGTTTTTTTTAGAAAAAACTTCAAAATCGATCATTCTGTTTTTATGTTATATCGAGAAGGATTTTGGAAGTGGAAAGAATGGAATGCCTTTTTGTATGCTAAAAAAAATTTTAAACAATCATCTGAAAAACCAATTGTTAAACCACGTGAACTATTAAATATAGAAGGAAATCCATCAGTGAGTTATATTATTCCGACAATGATGAGACAGGATTTTACTTTACAATTATTGGAAGATCTAGCACTTCAGACTTATCCTGTATCACAAGTAGTTATTGTTGATGCAACTCCAGAAAATGCAAGAAACGAAAAATTATATAATGAAAAACAATTTCCTTTTAAACTAATCGTCAAGTGGCAGGAAACAAAAGGGAGTTGTAGAGCACGAAATGAAGCAATAGAATTGTGTACAGGAGATTATATTGTTTTTGGAGATGATGATGTTAGGGTGCAGCCAGAGTTTATAGAAAATCATATAAAAATACTTCAAACATATAAAGTGGTTGCCTGTAACGGGCTAGATATTCGGGCAGATAATCAACAGCAAGTATTGACAGATTTAAAGAATAAATTAGAGCAATTAGGGCAGAAAAGATGGAAAGTAGGAGCAAGTCCTGGTTTTAGTAATGCAAATTCTTGTGTAAAGAAAGAATATGTCAGAAAACTAGTTGGTAACGATATTAATTTTGATGGCGGTTATGGTGAAGACAGTGATTTTGGAATGTCATTAGTAAAATTAGGACAAATTGTAATTCATAATCCGTTTTCTGCGAACTTACATTTAAAGCCACCAATGGGTGGATATCGATTTTGGGGAAATCAGTCAAAGGTTTTAGGAAAGAAAAGAAAAGTCCAACCTTGGGAATTAGATACTCCGGTCAAATTTATTCGTCCTGTACCCAGTCCAACAATAATGTACGGAATAGTAAAACATTTTACACCAAAACAAGTAGTAGAGTATAAGTATAAACATTTCTTTTTATATCTTTTTAAAGGTTCAAAAAAAGGACTATTATATCGATTTTTAAGAATCCCATACAAGAATCTTCAGTTTAAAAAATCTCTTTTTTATGCTGAAAAATTAAACAATTTAGGTGTTAGACATAAATAA
- a CDS encoding O-antigen ligase yields MKSFRLSYIHIVLIHCIIALVIFAVPFLSKILALLILIIGFYLVFKTKNKNNEVLLVAAYLVGIEVFLRMTGGNLNNEYVKISVMFFMLLGMMYSNFSLNAFIYWFFLILLIPGILIVSTITDYDIDVKKALFFNLSGPVCLAICAIYMFKRKVLFSDLQNIVLSLGLPILTTTVYLFLYNPSVKDVVTGTASNFETSGGFGPNQVSTILGLGIFIFFTQLVLFSKTKKEIILNGFLLLFVSYRGIVTFSRGGIITGVVMIACLLVLLYFFSNAKGKSKFIPVFIMTALMGIGIWTYSSIQTSGLIDKRYANQDARGREKKSQLSGREEIIESEITYFLDNPITGIGVGMGKEIREKSLGVAVASHNEITRMLAEHGLFGILGLLILFITPFVLYIHNRQHLYFLSFFVFWLLTINHAAMRTAAPAFVYALTLLSVHIKIPEKAEDSID; encoded by the coding sequence ATGAAGAGCTTTCGATTGTCTTACATACATATTGTTTTAATTCATTGCATTATTGCTTTGGTTATTTTTGCAGTACCTTTTTTGTCTAAAATATTGGCACTTTTAATTCTGATAATTGGTTTTTACCTTGTATTTAAGACTAAAAATAAAAATAATGAAGTCCTCTTGGTAGCCGCATATTTAGTCGGTATTGAGGTTTTTTTGAGAATGACTGGTGGAAATCTTAATAATGAATATGTTAAAATAAGCGTCATGTTTTTTATGTTGTTAGGTATGATGTACAGTAATTTTTCTTTAAATGCATTCATTTATTGGTTTTTTCTAATCCTGTTGATTCCAGGTATTTTAATAGTTTCAACAATAACAGACTACGATATTGATGTAAAAAAAGCATTGTTTTTTAATTTGTCGGGACCAGTATGTTTGGCTATTTGTGCAATCTATATGTTTAAGAGAAAAGTGCTGTTTTCTGATTTGCAAAATATTGTACTCTCGTTAGGATTGCCCATATTGACTACTACGGTTTATTTGTTTTTGTATAATCCTAGCGTAAAAGATGTTGTAACAGGGACAGCTTCTAATTTTGAGACATCTGGTGGTTTTGGTCCAAATCAGGTTTCTACTATTTTAGGATTAGGAATTTTTATCTTTTTTACCCAATTGGTATTGTTCTCAAAAACTAAAAAAGAAATAATTTTAAATGGATTTTTGTTGCTTTTTGTAAGTTATAGAGGTATTGTAACTTTTTCAAGAGGTGGTATTATAACAGGTGTTGTTATGATTGCGTGCCTTTTAGTTCTATTGTATTTTTTTTCAAATGCAAAAGGGAAAAGTAAATTTATTCCGGTTTTTATAATGACAGCTTTAATGGGAATTGGCATCTGGACCTATAGCTCTATCCAAACTAGCGGACTTATAGATAAACGTTATGCCAATCAGGATGCAAGAGGAAGAGAGAAGAAAAGTCAATTAAGTGGTAGAGAGGAAATAATTGAGTCTGAAATCACTTATTTTTTAGATAATCCTATAACCGGAATTGGAGTGGGAATGGGAAAAGAAATAAGAGAAAAATCTCTCGGGGTAGCAGTCGCTTCACATAATGAGATAACTAGGATGCTTGCAGAACATGGTTTATTTGGTATTTTAGGACTTTTGATCCTTTTTATAACTCCTTTTGTTTTATACATTCACAATAGGCAACACTTGTACTTTTTGTCTTTTTTTGTTTTTTGGCTCTTAACCATAAATCACGCAGCAATGCGAACAGCTGCCCCGGCCTTCGTTTATGCGCTAACGCTTCTCTCTGTCCACATTAAAATTCCTGAAAAAGCAGAAGATTCAATTGATTAA
- a CDS encoding glycosyltransferase family 4 protein: MESRKIAILCNYQLLPERIGGMDYFFWDFNKKCKENGIDVDWFFPNHGMHEHYPNLTIYSNENQSVENNFLVFCKQNQTEYSHIITHFIELCTPFFQKLKKISNAIVIAVDHNPRPLNGYSFKKKINKRVKGGLFSRYIDVFIGVSEYSKKELIKDFGYYIKDRISVIPNGLDFSKFKQKTSFNSNNKFIVACHLRKEKGIQDLITVVNEIHKKHNFVFSIDIYGDGYYKDELNKMIRHFSLQDVFNFKGSVSNLSEVYCNYDYLIHPSHGETFCYTVLESLVCNLPVITTQNEGNVLGLVKENQNGFLFEASKTDQLKKILLNIFNQNLILENKSVINDNLQTFSLTKMVDNYFELI, encoded by the coding sequence ATGGAGTCAAGAAAAATAGCCATTCTTTGTAATTATCAACTCCTACCCGAACGAATAGGGGGTATGGACTATTTTTTCTGGGATTTTAATAAAAAATGCAAAGAGAATGGAATCGACGTTGATTGGTTTTTTCCAAATCACGGAATGCATGAACATTATCCAAATTTGACTATTTATAGTAATGAAAATCAAAGTGTAGAAAATAATTTCCTTGTTTTTTGTAAACAAAATCAAACTGAGTACTCTCATATCATTACGCATTTTATAGAATTATGTACTCCTTTTTTTCAAAAACTAAAAAAAATATCCAATGCCATAGTTATTGCAGTTGATCATAACCCAAGACCTTTAAATGGCTATTCATTTAAAAAGAAGATAAATAAACGAGTAAAAGGGGGGCTGTTTTCAAGATACATTGATGTATTTATAGGTGTGTCAGAATACAGTAAGAAAGAGCTTATAAAAGACTTTGGTTACTACATTAAGGATAGAATTTCGGTTATTCCTAATGGTTTAGATTTTTCAAAATTTAAACAAAAAACTTCGTTTAATTCAAATAACAAGTTCATTGTTGCCTGTCATTTAAGAAAAGAAAAAGGAATTCAAGACTTAATAACCGTAGTAAATGAAATTCATAAAAAACACAACTTTGTTTTTTCGATTGATATTTACGGCGATGGGTATTACAAGGATGAATTAAATAAAATGATTAGACATTTTTCTCTTCAGGATGTTTTTAATTTTAAAGGGAGTGTGTCAAATTTAAGTGAAGTTTATTGTAATTATGATTACTTGATACATCCGTCACATGGCGAAACATTTTGTTATACTGTTCTTGAAAGTTTAGTTTGTAATTTGCCAGTTATAACAACTCAAAATGAAGGAAATGTTCTTGGTTTAGTAAAGGAAAATCAAAATGGATTTTTATTTGAAGCATCCAAAACGGATCAATTGAAAAAGATTTTATTAAATATTTTTAATCAAAATCTAATTTTAGAAAATAAATCAGTTATTAATGATAATTTGCAAACTTTTTCTCTGACTAAAATGGTAGATAATTATTTTGAGTTAATTTAG
- a CDS encoding glycosyltransferase family 4 protein, translating to MKIAFLTPEYPHPKTGNSGGIGTSIKNLATALLGKGISVRVLVYGQKEDAFFDDNGILIQQIKNVKFKGLSWFLTRKKLERIINKLYSTQEIDLIEAPDWTGITSFINPNKCPIIIRLHGSDTYFCHLDNRPVKRINRFHEKRALRKADGLLSVSQFTADLTNAVFDLNNEFTIVPNLIDTSLFEINTNYGQKEKSILYFGSLIRKKGLLELPLIFNKVIESNPETKLILVGKDVPDIISGNPSTWQMMQKLFSNKAIANVIYLGSVPHVEIKQKIQEAAICVFPSFAEAFPVAWLEAMAMEKPIVASNIGWACEVIEDEKNGFLVHPTNHDLFAKKVATLLKDETQCSKVGKLARKRVEESFDVKVLVKQNIDFYKQFKKQ from the coding sequence ATGAAAATAGCCTTTTTAACACCAGAATATCCGCACCCTAAAACAGGTAATTCTGGAGGTATAGGTACAAGTATTAAAAATTTAGCGACCGCACTTTTAGGAAAAGGTATTTCGGTTCGAGTGTTGGTTTATGGTCAAAAAGAAGATGCTTTTTTTGATGATAATGGAATTTTGATTCAACAGATTAAAAATGTAAAATTCAAAGGATTATCCTGGTTTCTGACAAGAAAAAAATTAGAAAGAATAATCAATAAATTATATTCTACCCAGGAAATTGATTTAATTGAAGCACCTGACTGGACTGGAATTACATCATTTATTAACCCAAATAAATGCCCAATTATAATCCGATTACATGGTTCTGATACTTATTTCTGTCATTTGGATAATCGGCCTGTAAAAAGGATAAATAGATTTCATGAAAAAAGAGCGTTAAGAAAGGCAGATGGTTTATTATCAGTAAGTCAGTTTACTGCAGATTTGACAAATGCAGTTTTTGACTTGAATAATGAATTTACAATTGTTCCAAATCTTATTGATACCAGTTTGTTTGAAATTAATACTAATTACGGTCAAAAAGAAAAAAGCATTTTATATTTTGGAAGCTTAATCCGCAAAAAAGGACTTTTAGAATTGCCTTTAATTTTTAATAAAGTAATTGAAAGCAATCCTGAAACCAAATTAATTTTAGTTGGTAAAGATGTTCCGGATATTATTTCAGGAAATCCATCTACCTGGCAAATGATGCAAAAATTATTCTCAAATAAAGCTATAGCTAACGTAATATATTTGGGGAGTGTTCCTCATGTAGAAATAAAACAGAAAATTCAAGAGGCAGCAATTTGTGTTTTTCCTTCTTTTGCTGAGGCGTTTCCTGTTGCATGGTTAGAAGCCATGGCTATGGAAAAGCCAATTGTTGCATCAAATATTGGATGGGCATGCGAAGTAATTGAAGATGAAAAGAATGGCTTTTTAGTACATCCAACTAATCATGATCTTTTTGCAAAAAAAGTAGCTACACTCTTAAAAGATGAAACCCAATGCTCAAAAGTTGGAAAATTGGCGAGAAAAAGGGTGGAAGAATCTTTTGATGTAAAGGTGTTAGTAAAGCAAAATATTGATTTTTATAAACAGTTTAAAAAACAATAA